Part of the Streptomyces sp. NBC_01353 genome, GGATCGTCATCGCGGACAGGTTGACGACGACGACCGGCGCCCACAGCGCCGGCCGCTTCAGCAGCTTGCCGAGCCGGTCGCGGAGCAGGATCGCCGCGCCGCTCTGCGCGGCGGCCAGGGCGAGGACGAGCAGCGACGGCGGGTGGGAGTTGGTGCGGGCCTCGCCGGGGACGCCGACCATCGACGCGGGGTAGCCGAAGGCGAGCAGCAGGGCGGCGAAGAGCGCCGCGCCGCCGAGCAGCAGCCCCCAGGCGTGCCGCCGGGTGACCCGGCCCTCGCCCCAGGAGACGCCGAGCTGGTAGGCGAAGAGCCAGCCGGGCAGGATGTTGAGCAGGCTCAGCCAGGACGGCACGGCGTCGGCGTACGGCCCGTAGCGCAGGAAGTCGACGACGGCGACCGAGGCGAGCAGCGGGGCGGCCGCCCACACGCCCGCCCGGCGGGCGGCACGCACGCACAGCGGGGTCAGGGCCGTGACGACCGTGTACACCCCGACGAACCACAGCGGCTGGATCACCAGCGTGGACGCCGTCCGCAGCGTGTCGCCCGGCACCCCGAACCCGTGGTGGAGGAGCGGCAGCAGGACCGCCCAGACGGCCGTCACCCCGAGGACGGGCCGGCCGAGCCGGGCCAGGCGCCCCTTGAGCCAGTCGCCGGTAGAGCCCTTCCGCTTCCGGTACGAGAGCACGGAGGCGTATCCGCCGACGAGGAAGAAGATGCCCAGCATCTGCAGGATCCAGCTGACGGGAGCGAGTCCGCCGAAGGTGCCGAGCGGGCTGGCGTTGTGGAGAGCCCCGTCGGAGGAGAGCGAGAACCCGCCGAGCAGCCAGTGCCCGGTGGGCACGGCGAGCAGGGCGAGGGCGCGCAGCCCGTCGATCGCCCGGTCGCGGTGGACGGGTGTGCGGGCCTCGATGCGTTCGACGAGCGCGTTCATCGGACATCCCCCTGGGCGATGGCGGCGAAGGTACGGAGGGACTGCGTGCCGGGCGCGAAGTAGCCGTTGTGACCACGGGCGTCGTCGGCGGGTACGTGCCGGGCGCCGAAGGCGGGGTCGGCGGGGTCGGCGCCGTGGCCGAGCCCGGCGAACTCGACGTGGGGGACGCGGTCGATCCAGTCGGACGGGTCCTTGGCGGCCCACACCCGGGCGGAGGTGCGCAGTTCGCCGACGTTCGCGGCGCGCATCCCGGGGGAGCCGAAGACGACGAGGTCCTTGGC contains:
- a CDS encoding acyltransferase, whose product is MNALVERIEARTPVHRDRAIDGLRALALLAVPTGHWLLGGFSLSSDGALHNASPLGTFGGLAPVSWILQMLGIFFLVGGYASVLSYRKRKGSTGDWLKGRLARLGRPVLGVTAVWAVLLPLLHHGFGVPGDTLRTASTLVIQPLWFVGVYTVVTALTPLCVRAARRAGVWAAAPLLASVAVVDFLRYGPYADAVPSWLSLLNILPGWLFAYQLGVSWGEGRVTRRHAWGLLLGGAALFAALLLAFGYPASMVGVPGEARTNSHPPSLLVLALAAAQSGAAILLRDRLGKLLKRPALWAPVVVVNLSAMTILCWHQTAMLAAAIPASYVGEVPGLVGAPDSVGWILARLAWMPLFAGLLVLIGRYARGFESPWTGTGRTRRTAAGLLAAGFAVFALGLA